A section of the Meles meles chromosome 8, mMelMel3.1 paternal haplotype, whole genome shotgun sequence genome encodes:
- the LOC123949038 gene encoding olfactory receptor 8B3-like, whose amino-acid sequence MAPGNASFVTEFILVGLTDRPDLQLPLFCLFLVMYMVTMLGNLCLIILIGLSSHLHTPMYFFLFNLSFIDLCYSSVFTPKMLINFTSKKNIISYRGCMTQFYFFGFFAISECYVLTSMAYDRYVAICNPLLYNVAMSPKLCSSLMLGSYFMAFSGAMAHTGCMLRLTFCDANTINHYLCDILPLLQLSCTSTYVNELVVFIVAGINVIVPSVTIFVSYGFILSSIVRMSSTEGRSKAFSTCSSHIIAVSLFFGSFAFMYLKPSSAGSMDKGKISSVFYTNVVPMMNPFIYSLRNKDVKLGVRKIVSRRVF is encoded by the coding sequence ATGGCTCCTGGAAATGCTTCCTTTGTGACTGAATTCATTCTGGTGGGGCTCACAGATCGTCCAGATCTCCAGCTCCCCCTCTTCTGTCTGTTTCTAGTCATGTACATGGTCACTATGTTGGGAAATTTGTGCTTGATAATTCTAATAGGGCTCAGTTCACACctgcacacccccatgtactttttcctcttcaatttgtCCTTCATAGACCTCTGTTATTCTTCTGTGTTTACACCTAAAATGCTGATTAACTTCACATCAAAGAAGAATATTATCTCCTACAGGGGATGCATGACCCAGTTTTACTTTTTCGGGTTTTTTGCTATTTCTGAATGTTATGTGCTGACATCAATGGCCtatgatcgctatgtggccatctgtaacccCCTCTTATATAATGTTGCCATGTCCCCTAAATTATGTTCCAGCCTTATGCTTGGTTCATATTTTATGGCATTTTCGGGTGCCATGGCTCACACAGGATGCATGCTGAGACTGACCTTCTGTGATGCAAACACCATCAACCATTATTTGTGTGAcatcctccctctgctccagctctCCTGCACCAGCACCTACGTGAATGAGCTGGTGGTTTTCATTGTGGCAGGCATCAATGTGATTGTGCCCAGTGTCACCATCTTTGTCTCCTATGGTTTCATCCTGTCCAGCATCGTGCGCATGAGCTCCACTGAGGGGAGGTCCAAAGCCTTCAGCACGTGCAGCTCCCACATAattgctgtttctctcttctttggcTCCTTTGCTTTTATGTATCTTAAACCATCTTCTGCTGGGTCTATGGATAAGGGGAAAATCTCCTCTGTCTTTTATACCAATGTGGTTCCCATGATGAACCCCTTCATTTACAGCTTGAGAAACAAAGATGTTAAACTTGGTGTGAGAAAAATTGTGAGTAGGAGAGTGTTTTGA
- the LOC123949121 gene encoding LOW QUALITY PROTEIN: olfactory receptor 8B3-like (The sequence of the model RefSeq protein was modified relative to this genomic sequence to represent the inferred CDS: deleted 1 base in 1 codon) has product MVPGNASFVTEFILAGLTDLPDLQLPLFCLFLVMYVVTVLGNLGLIILIGLSSRLHTPMYFFLFNLSFIDLCYSSVFTPKILINFTSKKNIISYRGCMTQLYFFSFFAISEAYMLTSMAYDRFVAICNPLLYNVAMSPKVCSILMLGSYFMAFSGAMAHTGCMLRLTFCDANTINHYLCDILPLLQLSCTSTYVNELEVFIVMGINVILPTVTIFVSYSFILSSILRMSSTESRSKAFSTCSSHIIAISLFFGSCDFMYLKPSSAGSMDERKISSIFYTNTVPLMNPFIYSLRNKDVKLALRKILSRRQF; this is encoded by the exons ATGGTTCCTGGAAATGCTTCCTTTGTGACTGAATTCATTCTGGCGGGGCTCACAGACCTTCCAGATCTCCAGCTCCCCCTCTTCTGTCTGTTTCTAGTCATGTACGTGGTTACTGTGTTGGGAAATTTGGGCTTGATAATTCTCATAGGGCTCAGTTCACGCctgcacacccccatgtactttttcctcttcaatttgtCCTTCATAGACCTCTGTTATTCTTCTGTGTTTACACCCAAAATTCTGATTAACTTCACATCAAAGAAGAATATTATCTCCTACAGGGGATGCATGACCCAGCtttactttttcagt ttttttgctatttctgaAGCTTACATGTTGACATCAATGGCCTATGATCGCTTTGTGGCCATCTGTAACCCCCTCTTATATAATGTTGCCATGTCCCCTAAAGTATGTTCCATCCTTATGCTTGGTTCATATTTTATGGCATTTTCGGGTGCCATGGCTCACACAGGATGCATGCTGAGACTGACCTTCTGTGATGCAAACACCATCAACCATTATTTGTGTGacattctccctctgctccagctctCCTGCACCAGCACCTATGTGAATGAGCTGGAGGTTTTCATTGTGATGGGCATCAATGTGATTTTGCCCACTGTCACCATTTTTGTCTCTTATAGTTTCATCCTGTCCAGCATCCTGCGCATGAGCTCCACTGAGAGCAGGTCCAAAGCCTTCAGCACGTGCAGCTCCCACATAAttgctatttctctcttctttggcTCCTGTGACTTTATGTATCTTAAACCATCTTCTGCTGGGTCTATGGATGAGAGGAAAATTTCTTCTATCTTTTACACTAACACAGTTCCCTTGATGAACCCCTTCATTTACAGCTTGAGAAACAAAGATGTTAAACTTGCCCTTAGGAAAATTCTGAGTAGGAGACAGTTTTAA